A region from the Vespula pensylvanica isolate Volc-1 chromosome 9, ASM1446617v1, whole genome shotgun sequence genome encodes:
- the LOC122632100 gene encoding origin recognition complex subunit 2 isoform X2 — MAENNEKLRRSTRIKLLSKPEQIETIKQNPQNKFKIDSKTREKNLDLSFKEEIEEEIKDIDKDIQKPIELFSENDVSGKNIYQFETLKKNSMVQRAYLSRKSFDMQKSPISQVEASEDTDIKNNSINKSINRRKSLSQKEIFSSDSESVSEESEFVPSENETDIESEHESSDYSNSSNNIDFTKQFNLKTRLCKSNLQSKIISTPRRSQAKYKTPCKDYHIKTDEYFENQSQRAVTSNHTLARLRNSQFSRDKLQKLLANQNHITKEHKNLIYSLTEDHCEFFSMWYFIMEEGYTLLLHGLGSKRNLINDFHNQFISEHPTLVIDGFFPSLTIKDILDGIIIDILGLSVPTGTTESIELISKVLKKNPKDRLYLLIHNIDGIMLRSNKAQDALSTLARIPNLCIMASIDHINAPLLWDHMKHSKYNFYWWDATTLLPYEAETSYESSLLIQHSGALALSSLQNVFLSLTSNARAIYKLLIQYQLDNSNTSDFSGMAFKDLYRISREGFLDVNYGRNFKHVFGKD; from the exons ATGgcagaaaataatgaaaagttaCGACGTTCTACtagaataaaattacttaGTAAACCTGAACAAATTGAAACGATTAAAC aaaatccTCAAAACAAATTCAAAATTGATTctaaaacaagagaaaaaaatctcgatctttcttttaaagaagaaatagaagaagagatcAAAGATATTGATAAAGATATACAAAAACCAATTG aattatttagTGAAAATGATGTTAgtggtaaaaatatatatcaatttgaaacacttaaaaaaaatagcatGGTACAAAGAGCATATTTGTCCCGTAAATCATTTGATATGCAAAAGTCTCCGATATCCCAAGTTGAAGCTAGCGAAGAtactgatataaaaaataatagtattaacaaatcaattaatagaagaaaaagtctTTCTCAGAAAG agatATTTTCAAGCGATAGCGAGAGTGTATCTGAAGAAAGTGAATTTGTACCTTCGGAAAATGAAACGGATATAGAGTCAGAGCATGAAAGTAGTGATTATTCTAATTCaagtaataatatagattttaccaaacaatttaatttaaaaactaGATTATGTAAATCCAATCTACAATCTAAGATAATAAGTACTCCAAGAAGATCACAGGCTAAATATAAAACTCCTTGCAAAGATTAT CATATAAAAACTGACGAATATTTTGAGAATCAATCACAAAGAGCCGTTACATCAAATCATACGCTTGCTCGTCTTCGTAATTCCCAATTTAGCAgagataaattacaaaaattattagcaAATCAGAATCATATCACGAAAGAACACAAAAATCTTATCTATTCTCTTACAGAAGATCATTGTGAATTCTTTTCTATGTGGTACTTTATTATGGA aGAAGGATATACTTTGTTGTTGCATGGTCTGggatcaaaaagaaatttaattaacgattttcATAACCAATTTATTTCTGAACATCCAACTTTAGTAATCGATGGTTTTTTTCCTAGTTTAACGATAAAAGAT ATTCTTGAtggtataataatagatattttggGATTGAGTGTGCCAACTGGTACAACAGAATCTATTGAACTCATTAGCAAAGTATTAAAGAAGAATCCAAAggatcgattatatttattaattcataatataGATGGTATAATGTTGCGCTCTAACAAAGCACAGGATGCTCTTTCAACTCTTGCTAGAATACCAAACCTTTGTATAATGGCATCTATTGATCATATAAATGCACCACTTT TATGGGATCATATGAAGCATtcaaagtataatttttattggtgGGATGCTACAACGCTTTTGCCATATGAAGCAGAGACTTCGTATGAAAGTTCTCTGTTAATACAACACAGCGGAGCTCTTGCTTTATCATCCCTTCAGAACGTATTCCTCTCTTTGACATCAAATGCTCGAGCTATATATAAACTCTTAATACAGTATCAGTTGGATAATAGCAATACTAGTGATTTTTCAg GAATGGCATTTAAggatttatatcgaatatcacGAGAAGGTTTTCTT GATGTTAATTACGGTAGAAATTTCAAACACGTTTTCGGTAAGGACTGA
- the LOC122632100 gene encoding origin recognition complex subunit 2 isoform X1 gives MAENNEKLRRSTRIKLLSKPEQIETIKQNPQNKFKIDSKTREKNLDLSFKEEIEEEIKDIDKDIQKPIELFSENDVSGKNIYQFETLKKNSMVQRAYLSRKSFDMQKSPISQVEASEDTDIKNNSINKSINRRKSLSQKEIFSSDSESVSEESEFVPSENETDIESEHESSDYSNSSNNIDFTKQFNLKTRLCKSNLQSKIISTPRRSQAKYKTPCKDYHIKTDEYFENQSQRAVTSNHTLARLRNSQFSRDKLQKLLANQNHITKEHKNLIYSLTEDHCEFFSMWYFIMEEGYTLLLHGLGSKRNLINDFHNQFISEHPTLVIDGFFPSLTIKDILDGIIIDILGLSVPTGTTESIELISKVLKKNPKDRLYLLIHNIDGIMLRSNKAQDALSTLARIPNLCIMASIDHINAPLLWDHMKHSKYNFYWWDATTLLPYEAETSYESSLLIQHSGALALSSLQNVFLSLTSNARAIYKLLIQYQLDNSNTSDFSGMAFKDLYRISREGFLVSTDLALRAQLTEFIDHKLVRTKRNKDGTECLIIPLNNNLLKQFLEQHEN, from the exons ATGgcagaaaataatgaaaagttaCGACGTTCTACtagaataaaattacttaGTAAACCTGAACAAATTGAAACGATTAAAC aaaatccTCAAAACAAATTCAAAATTGATTctaaaacaagagaaaaaaatctcgatctttcttttaaagaagaaatagaagaagagatcAAAGATATTGATAAAGATATACAAAAACCAATTG aattatttagTGAAAATGATGTTAgtggtaaaaatatatatcaatttgaaacacttaaaaaaaatagcatGGTACAAAGAGCATATTTGTCCCGTAAATCATTTGATATGCAAAAGTCTCCGATATCCCAAGTTGAAGCTAGCGAAGAtactgatataaaaaataatagtattaacaaatcaattaatagaagaaaaagtctTTCTCAGAAAG agatATTTTCAAGCGATAGCGAGAGTGTATCTGAAGAAAGTGAATTTGTACCTTCGGAAAATGAAACGGATATAGAGTCAGAGCATGAAAGTAGTGATTATTCTAATTCaagtaataatatagattttaccaaacaatttaatttaaaaactaGATTATGTAAATCCAATCTACAATCTAAGATAATAAGTACTCCAAGAAGATCACAGGCTAAATATAAAACTCCTTGCAAAGATTAT CATATAAAAACTGACGAATATTTTGAGAATCAATCACAAAGAGCCGTTACATCAAATCATACGCTTGCTCGTCTTCGTAATTCCCAATTTAGCAgagataaattacaaaaattattagcaAATCAGAATCATATCACGAAAGAACACAAAAATCTTATCTATTCTCTTACAGAAGATCATTGTGAATTCTTTTCTATGTGGTACTTTATTATGGA aGAAGGATATACTTTGTTGTTGCATGGTCTGggatcaaaaagaaatttaattaacgattttcATAACCAATTTATTTCTGAACATCCAACTTTAGTAATCGATGGTTTTTTTCCTAGTTTAACGATAAAAGAT ATTCTTGAtggtataataatagatattttggGATTGAGTGTGCCAACTGGTACAACAGAATCTATTGAACTCATTAGCAAAGTATTAAAGAAGAATCCAAAggatcgattatatttattaattcataatataGATGGTATAATGTTGCGCTCTAACAAAGCACAGGATGCTCTTTCAACTCTTGCTAGAATACCAAACCTTTGTATAATGGCATCTATTGATCATATAAATGCACCACTTT TATGGGATCATATGAAGCATtcaaagtataatttttattggtgGGATGCTACAACGCTTTTGCCATATGAAGCAGAGACTTCGTATGAAAGTTCTCTGTTAATACAACACAGCGGAGCTCTTGCTTTATCATCCCTTCAGAACGTATTCCTCTCTTTGACATCAAATGCTCGAGCTATATATAAACTCTTAATACAGTATCAGTTGGATAATAGCAATACTAGTGATTTTTCAg GAATGGCATTTAAggatttatatcgaatatcacGAGAAGGTTTTCTTGTGAGTACTGATTTAGCTCTGAGAGCACAATTAACAGAATTCATAGATCATAAATTAGTACGAACGAAACGTAACAAGGATGGTACGGAATGTCTAATAATTCcacttaataataatttgttgaaaCAATTCCTTGAGCAACATGAAAactaa